Proteins found in one Planococcus citri chromosome 2, ihPlaCitr1.1, whole genome shotgun sequence genomic segment:
- the SmB gene encoding small nuclear ribonucleoprotein-associated protein B — MPVTKNNKLIQIINYRVRVILLDGRTFIGTFKAFDKYMNIILSECDEYRKYRNKGDAPPREEKRVLGFVLLRGDSVVTITTEGPPPPDENLPRLPLPGSMPGPGAGHPAGRGIPPAPMPMVPGMAHGAYPGLGAPNMQMMRPT, encoded by the coding sequence atgccGGTAACCAAAAACAACAAACtaattcaaattatcaattacCGTGTCCGTGTTATCTTACTGGACGGCAGAACGTTCATCGGAACGTTCAAGGCGTTCGATAAGTATATGAATATTATACTTTCGGAGTGCGATGAATatcgaaaatatcgaaataaaGGCGATGCGCCACCCAGAGAAGAGAAACGAGTCCTCGGTTTTGTATTGTTAAGAGGAGACAGCGTTGTCACCATCACAACAGAAGGACCGCCGCCACCCGATGAAAATCTCCCCAGATTGCCGTTGCCAGGCTCAATGCCCGGTCCTGGAGCAGGACATCCTGCCGGTAGAGGTATACCTCCAGCTCCTATGCCGATGGTCCCAGGTATGGCCCATGGAGCCTATCCAGGCTTAGGTGCGCCGAATATGCAAATGATGCGCCCAACTTAG
- the LOC135836317 gene encoding mesoderm induction early response protein 1-like, which yields MSEVIKGDSSSSDESLEMDRDFTPTADMLVHEFDDEATLDEEEEIEPLDSQLLELADLQRERDMPLEELLNMYGYNFDECAPEILNVEGDVSQSSTNLNEASVPEANHNSEDGDEDEPPKKRSKIRYLRDNHPSDSNSEEDMDEDDDYLFNIEDEEKCVRIGVEFQAIVPEGLCKYDDALPYENEDKLLWDPKKLPEEEVEKYLSKVRELKFLNKKNDCKKNDAKKFSVVIRERKRNRPYDSVAVKDDEQALYLLLQCGFNVEEALRRQRLNVIPQTNMSLWSEDECTHFESGLYSFGKDFHQIQLHKVRTRSVEELVQFYYYWKKSERHDVFVSNFRMEKKKYNMHPEITDFMEKCNDEPEIEEQPDSNGETVDANSSCNNGDFLFNTGPGGSRPIRHLMDDDLRSEDSVTLLRGKNAVTS from the exons atgtcTGAG GTTATCAAAGGTGATAGTTCAAGCTCAG ATGAATCTCTGGAAATGGACCGAGATTTCACTCCTACGGCTGATATGCTCGTTCATGAGTTCGACGACGAGGCTACGctcgacgaagaagaagaaatcgaaCCGCTGGATTCGCAGTTACTAGAATTAGCTGATCTTCAAAGg GAAAGAGATATGCCTTTGGAGGAATTACTTAATATGTACGGATACAATTTCGACGAATGTGCTCCGGAAATACTAAATGTCGAAGGTGACGTTTCTCAAAGTTCAACAAATTTAAACGAAGCATCTGTACCTGAAGCTAATCATAATTCTGAAGACGGTGACGAAGACGAACCTCctaaaaaacgttcaaaaattcgataCCTAAGAGATAATCACCCTTCCGATTCAA ATAGTGAAGAGGATATGGACGAAGATGACGACTATTTATTCAATATAGAGGACGAAGAAAAG TGCGTGAGAATAGGTGTCGAATTTCAAGCTATTGTACCTGAAGGCCTGTGTAAATATGACGATGCTTTACCGtatgaaaatgaagataaatTACTATgggatccaaaaaaattaccagaagaggaagttgaaaaatacttgaGTAAAGTTCGAGaacttaaatttttgaataaaaaaaacgattgtAAAAAgaatgatgcaaaaaaatttagcgTTGTGAttcgagaaagaaaaagaaatcgacCGTACGATTCTGTCGCCGTTAAAGATGATGAACAG GCATTATACTTACTGCTGCAATGCGGTTTCAATGTTGAAGAAGCTTTAAGACGTCAACGTTTAAATGTTATTCCACAAACAAATATGAGTTTATGGTCTGAAGATGAATGTACTCATTTTGAAAGCGGGTTGTATTCTTTTGGCAAAGACTTCCATCAAATTCAATTACATAAA GTTCGTACGCGATCTGTCGAAGAATTAGttcagttttattattattggaAGAAATCAGAAAGACACGACGTGTTCGTTAGTAATTTCAGAATGGAGAAAAAGAAATACAACATGCATCCTGAGATAac GGATTTCATGGAAAAGTGTAACGACGAACCAGAAATTGAAGAACAACCTGATTCCAACGGTGAAACTGTTGACGCGAATAGTAGCTGCAACaatggtgattttttatttaatactgGCCCCGGTGGCAGTCGTCCTATTAGACATTTAATGGACGATGATCTGCGATCTGAAGATAGCGTCACGTTACTAAGAGGTAAAAACGCGGTCACTTCTTAG